A DNA window from Christiangramia salexigens contains the following coding sequences:
- the mtgA gene encoding monofunctional biosynthetic peptidoglycan transglycosylase, producing MIKRFFKYIFKFIFFLFMFSIGIVLVYKWVPVPGTPLMLIRYFENPDEQIKHDWVPMDEISRHLQLAVISSEDQNFVNHKGFDFDAIEKAIENNKKGKRVRGASTISQQTAKNVFLWPERSWFRKGMEAYFTFLIETIWSKERILEVYLNSIEMGKGVYGAEAAAQFWFKKEAKDLTAYEAAAIAAILPNPRQYRANPASGYIQQRKSWIVRQMSNYGKFILE from the coding sequence ATGATAAAAAGATTTTTTAAGTACATTTTTAAGTTCATATTTTTCCTTTTTATGTTTAGCATAGGGATTGTATTGGTCTATAAATGGGTTCCAGTACCCGGTACACCCCTAATGCTGATAAGATATTTTGAGAATCCTGATGAACAGATAAAGCATGACTGGGTGCCTATGGATGAAATTTCAAGACATCTTCAGCTTGCTGTGATTTCCAGTGAGGATCAGAACTTTGTTAACCATAAAGGCTTTGATTTTGATGCGATAGAAAAGGCGATAGAAAATAATAAAAAGGGGAAAAGAGTCCGTGGCGCCTCTACGATCTCACAGCAAACCGCGAAAAATGTGTTTTTATGGCCTGAGCGGAGCTGGTTTAGAAAAGGCATGGAAGCTTATTTTACATTCCTTATCGAAACCATTTGGAGCAAGGAACGCATTCTCGAAGTTTATTTGAATAGCATCGAAATGGGGAAAGGTGTGTATGGCGCAGAGGCAGCGGCCCAATTCTGGTTCAAGAAGGAGGCTAAAGATTTAACGGCATATGAGGCTGCGGCAATTGCGGCTATTCTTCCAAATCCCAGACAATACCGGGCTAACCCGGCTTCAGGGTATATTCAACAGCGAAAGAGCTGGATTGTTAGACAAATGTCTAATTATGGCAAATTCATTTTAGAATAA
- the accB gene encoding acetyl-CoA carboxylase biotin carboxyl carrier protein, with protein MDLKEIQNLIKFVAKSGASEVKLETGDVKITIKTGSDEKETTIVQQVPVGGQQMPQQQMQAPQPQPQAKAPQQQDSGSAQKESESAADDSKYITVKSPIIGTFYRKPSPDKPTFVEVGDSIKEGDVLCIIEAMKLFNEIESEVSGKVVKVLVDDSSPVEFDQPLFLVDPS; from the coding sequence ATGGATTTAAAGGAAATTCAGAATCTGATAAAGTTCGTGGCCAAATCGGGCGCCAGCGAGGTGAAACTTGAAACCGGTGACGTGAAGATCACGATCAAAACAGGTTCAGACGAAAAAGAAACGACCATAGTACAACAGGTTCCTGTAGGAGGACAGCAAATGCCACAACAGCAAATGCAAGCTCCGCAGCCTCAACCACAGGCTAAGGCTCCACAACAGCAGGATAGCGGATCGGCTCAAAAAGAGTCAGAGTCTGCAGCAGATGATTCTAAGTATATCACTGTTAAGTCACCTATCATTGGAACTTTCTATAGAAAGCCATCTCCAGATAAACCTACCTTCGTAGAAGTTGGAGATTCTATCAAAGAAGGAGACGTACTTTGTATCATTGAGGCGATGAAGCTTTTCAATGAAATTGAAAGCGAAGTTTCAGGAAAAGTCGTGAAAGTATTGGTAGATGATTCTTCTCCGGTAGAATTTGACCAGCCATTATTTTTAGTAGATCCATCTTAA
- a CDS encoding beta-ketoacyl-ACP synthase III, whose product MSKITAAITAVGAYVPDDVLTNDMLEKMVDTTDEWITTRTGIKERRILKDPAKGTSFLAVQAAKELLRKRNLDPKDIDLIILGTVTPDMPVAATAVHVASEIGAVNAFAYDLQAACSSFLYGMSTGAAYIESGRYKKVLVIGADKMSSIIDYTDRTTCIIFGDGAGAVLMEPNDEGLGLQDELLRCDSIGRNSLRIEAGGSLMPPSADTVANDLHYVRQDGKTVFKFAVSNMADVSEQIMKRNDLSNKDVDWLVAHQANKRIIDATANRMNLNDEKKVLMNIARYGNTTSATLPLLLSDYEKDFKKGDNLIFASFGGGFTWGAAYLKWAYNS is encoded by the coding sequence ATGAGTAAAATCACAGCAGCAATTACGGCTGTGGGTGCCTACGTACCCGACGATGTGTTGACCAACGATATGTTGGAAAAAATGGTGGATACTACAGATGAATGGATCACCACCCGTACAGGTATTAAGGAACGAAGAATTCTAAAAGACCCTGCAAAAGGAACTTCATTTTTAGCTGTCCAGGCCGCAAAAGAACTTCTTAGAAAACGCAACCTGGATCCAAAAGATATCGATTTAATTATTTTAGGAACCGTAACCCCGGATATGCCGGTGGCAGCGACTGCAGTACATGTAGCAAGTGAAATTGGTGCAGTAAATGCCTTCGCCTATGATCTACAGGCTGCATGCTCAAGTTTTCTTTATGGAATGTCTACAGGTGCAGCATATATCGAATCTGGCAGATATAAAAAAGTTCTTGTGATAGGAGCAGATAAGATGTCTTCTATTATCGATTATACAGATAGAACAACCTGTATCATCTTTGGTGATGGTGCCGGAGCAGTTCTAATGGAACCAAATGATGAAGGATTAGGGTTACAGGATGAACTTTTACGCTGTGATTCTATTGGACGAAACTCTCTTAGGATCGAAGCAGGTGGTTCTCTTATGCCACCTTCTGCAGATACAGTTGCAAATGATTTGCACTATGTAAGACAGGATGGTAAGACTGTTTTTAAATTTGCTGTTTCAAATATGGCAGATGTAAGTGAGCAGATTATGAAACGCAATGATCTTTCTAATAAGGATGTAGACTGGCTGGTAGCACATCAGGCTAATAAGCGTATTATTGATGCTACGGCAAACAGAATGAACCTTAATGATGAGAAGAAAGTTTTGATGAATATTGCCAGATATGGTAATACCACATCTGCGACTTTACCCTTATTATTAAGCGATTACGAAAAGGATTTCAAAAAAGGAGATAATTTAATATTTGCCTCATTTGGAGGTGGCTTCACATGGGGAGCTGCTTACCTTAAGTGGGCCTATAACTCATAA
- the rbfA gene encoding 30S ribosome-binding factor RbfA has protein sequence METNRQKKIGGLLQKDLADILQNSLRKSGRTGILISVSKVRVTTDLSIAKAYVSIFPSKHQDEVIEEINENKSQIKHEVAQRTKHQLRKMPDLNFYIDDSLEYIDGIEKSIKGKEDPISNPDLLDKRKKS, from the coding sequence ATGGAAACAAACAGACAAAAAAAGATAGGTGGATTATTGCAGAAGGACCTTGCCGATATTTTACAGAACTCTCTGAGAAAAAGCGGAAGAACAGGGATTTTGATTTCGGTTTCCAAGGTAAGGGTCACAACCGATCTTTCCATCGCTAAGGCTTATGTAAGTATTTTCCCTTCTAAACATCAGGATGAAGTTATAGAAGAGATCAACGAAAATAAGTCTCAGATAAAACATGAGGTTGCTCAGCGTACCAAGCATCAATTGCGTAAAATGCCAGATCTTAATTTCTATATAGACGATTCACTGGAATATATAGACGGGATCGAGAAATCTATTAAAGGAAAAGAAGATCCAATCTCTAACCCTGATCTTCTGGACAAGAGGAAAAAGTCATAA
- the pdxA gene encoding 4-hydroxythreonine-4-phosphate dehydrogenase PdxA yields the protein MKHTEMIKLGISIGDLNGIGSEIVLKTFDDPRMLDFCTPIIFASSKIINFLKKHYKLGIHFQGIDDPSKAIDGKVNVMNVWKENVNINFGEEDTEIGNYAFRSLEAATNALKKDEIDVLVTAPINKHTIQSDKFNFPGHTDYLARELEGESLMFMITDTLKVGLLTDHVALKDIATVITTELIEKKINIIQQTLKQDFRVRKPKIAVLGINPHSGDNGIIGKEDEETLKPTIQKLRDNGDLVFGPYSADSFFGSKNYKNFDAVVASYHDQGLIPFKTLSFGQGVNFTAGLSKVRTSPDHGTAFEIAGKNEANINSFKEAVFKAIEIHKAREEYKDLTANPLKKQGKKI from the coding sequence ATGAAACACACCGAAATGATCAAATTGGGAATTAGCATAGGCGATCTAAATGGAATTGGAAGTGAAATCGTGCTTAAAACCTTTGACGATCCGAGAATGCTGGATTTTTGTACCCCGATCATCTTTGCATCTTCCAAGATCATCAACTTTTTAAAAAAACACTATAAGCTTGGAATTCATTTTCAGGGAATAGACGATCCCTCTAAAGCCATAGACGGGAAGGTAAATGTGATGAACGTCTGGAAGGAGAACGTAAATATCAATTTTGGAGAAGAGGATACGGAAATTGGGAATTATGCATTTAGATCACTCGAAGCTGCAACCAATGCGCTTAAGAAGGATGAAATAGATGTTCTGGTTACCGCACCTATAAATAAGCACACCATTCAATCTGATAAATTCAATTTTCCGGGACATACAGATTATTTAGCCCGGGAACTTGAAGGAGAAAGTTTGATGTTTATGATCACAGATACCTTAAAGGTAGGCTTGCTTACAGATCATGTGGCTCTAAAAGATATCGCAACGGTGATCACTACGGAACTTATTGAGAAAAAGATCAATATCATCCAGCAAACCTTAAAGCAGGATTTCAGGGTTCGGAAACCAAAAATTGCCGTCCTGGGGATAAATCCTCATAGTGGCGATAACGGAATAATTGGTAAGGAGGATGAAGAAACCCTCAAACCAACAATTCAAAAACTAAGGGATAACGGAGATTTGGTTTTTGGTCCTTATTCGGCTGATAGTTTCTTTGGTTCCAAGAACTACAAAAATTTTGATGCAGTAGTCGCATCTTATCACGATCAGGGTCTTATTCCTTTCAAGACATTATCTTTTGGGCAGGGGGTGAATTTCACTGCCGGTTTAAGCAAAGTGAGAACTTCACCAGACCATGGAACTGCCTTTGAAATAGCAGGAAAAAATGAAGCGAATATCAATTCGTTTAAAGAAGCTGTTTTTAAGGCAATTGAGATCCATAAAGCCAGAGAAGAATACAAGGATCTAACGGCGAATCCATTGAAGAAACAAGGAAAAAAGATATAA
- a CDS encoding riboflavin synthase, which produces MFTGIVEELGKITNLERTGNNLDISIKAGMTSELKIDQSVAHNGVCLTVVSINDDEYKVTAVKETLDKTNIGDLQPGDEVNLERGMKLGDRLDGHIVQGHVDQTATCKSVIEQDGSWEFKFEYDPGLGNLTIEKGSITVNGVSLTVVNSHKNDFSVAIIPYTYEHTTFKNLKAGDIVNLEFDVIGKYVKRISEFS; this is translated from the coding sequence ATGTTCACGGGAATAGTAGAAGAATTAGGAAAAATCACCAATCTAGAAAGAACCGGAAACAATCTGGATATCAGCATTAAAGCAGGTATGACTTCTGAGTTAAAGATAGATCAGAGCGTAGCCCATAACGGTGTATGCCTTACCGTGGTTTCTATAAATGATGATGAATATAAGGTCACAGCGGTTAAAGAAACCCTGGATAAAACCAATATCGGGGATCTACAACCCGGGGACGAAGTGAATCTGGAACGGGGCATGAAACTGGGTGATCGTCTGGACGGTCATATTGTACAAGGGCATGTAGATCAGACCGCTACCTGCAAAAGCGTAATTGAACAAGATGGAAGTTGGGAATTCAAATTTGAATATGATCCCGGACTAGGAAACCTTACTATAGAAAAAGGTTCTATTACTGTTAATGGTGTTAGTCTTACTGTTGTAAATTCCCATAAAAATGATTTCAGCGTAGCTATTATTCCATATACCTACGAGCATACCACATTCAAAAATTTAAAAGCCGGGGATATAGTTAACCTGGAATTTGATGTTATTGGAAAGTATGTAAAGAGAATAAGTGAATTTTCCTAA
- the dusB gene encoding tRNA dihydrouridine synthase DusB, translated as MAKIGNIDVGDFPLLLAPMEDVSDPPFRALCKEQGADVVYTEFISSEGLIRDAAKSTMKLDIYEKERPVGIQIFGANLESMLQSVEIVEKSGPDIIDINFGCPVKKVVSKGAGAGILKDIDLMVSLTEAMVKHTKLPVTVKTRLGWDHDSIKILEVAERLQDVGCQAISVHGRTRAQMYKGEADWAPIAEVKNNPRMHIPVFGNGDVDSPERAMEMRDKYGLDGAMIGRASIGYPWFFREVKHFFETGKHMAPPTLEERVEAARRHLQMAIDWKGEKLGVFETRRHYTNYFKGIPHFKEYRMKMVTSDDATDVFDAFDEVEKEFAGYEFA; from the coding sequence GTGGCAAAAATTGGAAATATAGATGTAGGGGACTTCCCGTTGCTTTTAGCACCGATGGAAGATGTTAGTGATCCACCTTTCCGTGCGCTTTGCAAGGAACAGGGTGCCGATGTTGTATATACCGAGTTTATCTCGTCTGAAGGGCTTATTCGCGATGCAGCGAAAAGCACGATGAAATTGGATATATACGAAAAGGAGCGTCCCGTTGGGATACAGATCTTTGGAGCAAATCTTGAATCCATGCTTCAATCTGTTGAGATCGTTGAAAAATCCGGACCGGATATCATAGATATTAATTTTGGTTGTCCGGTTAAAAAAGTGGTTTCAAAAGGAGCCGGTGCAGGGATCCTGAAAGATATAGATCTTATGGTTTCTCTTACCGAAGCCATGGTGAAACATACTAAACTTCCGGTAACCGTTAAAACCCGTTTAGGCTGGGATCACGATTCTATCAAGATCCTGGAGGTAGCGGAAAGGCTTCAGGATGTAGGTTGCCAGGCTATCTCTGTACATGGCAGAACCAGAGCTCAAATGTATAAAGGAGAAGCAGACTGGGCACCGATTGCTGAGGTGAAAAATAATCCCAGAATGCATATTCCAGTTTTTGGGAACGGTGATGTTGACTCTCCGGAACGGGCGATGGAAATGCGTGATAAATACGGGCTTGACGGTGCGATGATAGGCCGTGCAAGCATTGGTTATCCATGGTTTTTTAGAGAAGTAAAGCATTTTTTCGAGACCGGGAAACATATGGCGCCACCAACTCTGGAAGAAAGAGTGGAGGCTGCAAGAAGACATCTTCAAATGGCGATAGACTGGAAAGGTGAGAAATTAGGCGTATTTGAAACGCGCCGCCATTATACCAACTATTTTAAAGGCATTCCTCATTTTAAAGAATACCGAATGAAGATGGTGACCAGTGACGATGCAACGGATGTTTTTGATGCTTTTGATGAGGTTGAAAAAGAATTTGCAGGTTACGAATTTGCCTAA
- the rpmF gene encoding 50S ribosomal protein L32 encodes MAHPKRKISKTRRDKRRTHYKASAPKVAVDSVTGEAHLYHRAHWHEGKLYYRGQVLIDNTEEVEA; translated from the coding sequence ATGGCACATCCAAAGAGAAAAATCTCTAAAACCAGAAGAGATAAAAGAAGAACACACTATAAAGCTTCAGCTCCAAAAGTGGCTGTAGATTCTGTAACAGGTGAAGCACACCTATATCACAGAGCTCACTGGCATGAAGGTAAGTTGTATTACCGTGGTCAGGTATTAATTGATAATACTGAAGAAGTAGAGGCTTAA
- a CDS encoding ABC transporter permease — translation MNFPLYIARRYLFTKSKSNAINIITIIAAIGVFAGAFSLFIVLSGFSGLRDFSLSFSNEFDPDLKAFPKQGKILNISEEQVNKLDQIKGIQNYSKIIEERVFLDYKSKNHTAFIKGVDENYQRVNNIDSAVVFGTWLTKSEPQVVLGNGISRLLDVGLYNYQNLLKIMVPKPGKGQITMTNLQSAFSTRQVIVSGIYSVNEELDDKYIFSNIGFARDLLSLKDTEYSAIEFKLKPEASAEEISEEIRSIFGTEVSIKTRAELNDALNKMLNSENLFVYLIFTLVLTIALFNVVGSIIVMILDKRENIKTLYNLGATPNQIKNIFFLQGMLMTCLGGLIGLIVAIVLIVLQMNFNLVMITPNLPYPVQMKFQNIVIVLVTIFTLGFIASYIAAGRSKKALA, via the coding sequence TTGAATTTTCCACTCTACATCGCCAGGCGTTATTTGTTCACAAAAAGCAAAAGCAATGCGATCAATATCATAACGATAATCGCGGCGATAGGAGTATTTGCAGGGGCATTCTCTTTATTCATAGTACTTAGTGGATTCTCTGGCCTAAGGGATTTCAGCCTTTCCTTTTCGAATGAATTCGATCCAGATCTAAAAGCTTTTCCAAAACAGGGGAAAATTCTGAACATTTCTGAAGAACAGGTCAATAAGCTTGACCAGATCAAAGGAATTCAGAATTACAGCAAGATCATAGAGGAGCGGGTTTTTCTGGATTATAAATCTAAAAATCATACTGCCTTCATTAAGGGCGTGGATGAAAATTACCAACGTGTAAATAATATAGACAGTGCCGTAGTATTCGGAACCTGGTTAACCAAAAGTGAACCTCAGGTAGTTCTGGGCAATGGTATTTCAAGATTACTGGATGTTGGGCTGTATAATTATCAAAATCTTTTAAAGATCATGGTGCCTAAGCCCGGTAAAGGGCAGATCACTATGACTAACCTTCAAAGTGCCTTTAGCACGCGCCAGGTGATCGTAAGCGGGATTTATAGCGTGAATGAAGAACTGGACGATAAATATATTTTTTCTAACATAGGCTTTGCGAGAGACCTTTTAAGTTTAAAAGACACGGAGTATTCGGCGATAGAATTCAAACTGAAACCGGAAGCTTCAGCCGAGGAAATTTCAGAAGAGATCAGATCTATTTTTGGAACAGAGGTCTCTATAAAAACTCGTGCAGAACTGAACGATGCATTGAACAAGATGCTGAATTCAGAAAATCTTTTTGTTTATCTTATTTTCACACTGGTACTTACCATTGCCTTGTTCAATGTAGTCGGCTCTATTATAGTTATGATACTGGATAAGAGAGAAAATATTAAAACGCTCTATAATCTGGGCGCCACCCCAAATCAGATAAAAAATATATTCTTTCTGCAGGGCATGTTGATGACCTGCCTGGGAGGATTAATTGGATTAATTGTGGCAATTGTGCTGATCGTACTTCAGATGAACTTTAATCTGGTCATGATCACGCCTAATCTGCCTTACCCGGTACAGATGAAATTTCAGAACATAGTCATCGTACTGGTAACGATCTTCACTTTAGGATTTATCGCCTCTTATATTGCTGCGGGCAGAAGTAAAAAAGCTCTTGCTTAG
- a CDS encoding NAD(P)/FAD-dependent oxidoreductase — translation MNFSFWETDSWFSNIDYVIIGSGITGLNTALRLKEKQPNCKVLVLEKGMLPEGASTKNAGFACFGSLSEILDDLNTHTSEEVLNLIKRRLNGLQLLRNNLGDETIDYRCYGGYELFTLQDEDLYNECIQKLPTINELLAPLFGENVFSIVKNEPGFEKVQTNLIFNKFEAQIDTGKMMSALVKKAIARDIRILNGVEVESYTSNIDGVNVTTNKFEISAKKLVIATNGFASRLGISEVKPARAQVLITKPIKNLEIKGTFHLDKGFYYFRNIGDRILFGGGRNLDFKTEETDETGLTDLIQNKLYELLKSCILPHTNFEIEQSWSGIMGVGELKKPIVKKLDTNVYCGVRLGGMGVAIGSLVGKEIADLALES, via the coding sequence ATGAATTTTTCTTTTTGGGAAACCGATTCCTGGTTTTCTAATATCGATTATGTAATTATTGGCAGTGGAATTACCGGTTTGAATACCGCCTTAAGGTTAAAGGAAAAACAACCCAATTGCAAAGTGCTTGTTTTAGAAAAGGGAATGTTGCCGGAAGGGGCGAGCACCAAAAATGCCGGATTCGCTTGTTTTGGAAGCCTCTCAGAGATCCTGGATGATCTCAACACACATACAAGCGAAGAAGTTCTGAACCTTATTAAAAGACGTCTTAACGGACTTCAGCTACTGAGGAATAATCTTGGCGATGAGACTATTGATTACCGTTGCTACGGAGGTTATGAATTATTCACATTACAAGATGAGGATCTTTATAATGAATGTATTCAAAAACTACCGACTATTAACGAACTACTTGCTCCCTTATTTGGTGAAAATGTTTTTTCTATAGTAAAAAATGAACCGGGATTTGAAAAAGTACAGACTAACCTGATCTTCAATAAATTTGAAGCTCAGATCGATACCGGTAAAATGATGAGTGCTTTGGTGAAAAAAGCCATAGCTAGGGATATTCGGATCTTAAATGGAGTAGAGGTTGAGTCATATACCTCTAATATCGATGGGGTAAATGTAACAACTAATAAATTTGAGATTTCAGCGAAAAAACTGGTCATCGCGACTAATGGATTTGCTTCAAGGCTAGGAATAAGTGAGGTAAAACCAGCGAGAGCACAGGTACTAATTACCAAACCCATCAAAAACCTAGAAATAAAAGGTACCTTTCATCTGGATAAAGGATTTTATTATTTCAGAAATATAGGTGATCGTATTCTCTTTGGCGGCGGCAGGAATCTCGATTTTAAAACTGAAGAAACCGACGAAACGGGTTTAACCGATCTCATTCAGAATAAACTTTATGAACTCTTAAAAAGCTGTATCCTTCCTCATACAAATTTCGAAATTGAGCAGTCATGGAGTGGAATAATGGGAGTGGGAGAGCTAAAGAAACCCATAGTAAAAAAATTAGATACCAACGTATATTGCGGTGTGAGGCTTGGTGGAATGGGTGTTGCCATAGGAAGTCTCGTAGGTAAAGAAATTGCAGATCTTGCTCTAGAATCATGA
- the accC gene encoding acetyl-CoA carboxylase biotin carboxylase subunit: MFKKILIANRGEIALRVIRTCKEMGIKTVAVYSTADAESLHVRFADEAVCIGPAPSNLSYLKISNIIAAAEITNADAIHPGYGFLSENAKFSKICEEHDIKFIGASPEMINKMGDKATAKATMRAAGVPCVPGSEGILKDYKECLSLAKEIGFPVMLKATAGGGGKGMRAVWKEENLEAAWESARKEADASFGNDGMYMEKLIEEPRHIEIQVVGDSSGKACHLSERDCSVQRRHQKLTEETPSPFMTESLRKKMGDAAVKAAEYIKYEGAGTVEFLVDKHRNFYFMEMNTRIQVEHPITEQVIDYDLIREQILVASGVPISGKNYIPQLHSIECRINAEDPYHNFRPSPGKITNLHAPGGHGIRIDTHVYSGYTIPPNYDSMIAKLITTAQTREEAINKMKRALDEFVIEGIKTTIPFHRQLMDHPDYIEGNYTTKFMEDFKMKPLEEA; encoded by the coding sequence ATGTTTAAAAAAATATTGATTGCCAACAGAGGGGAGATCGCATTGCGCGTTATCCGTACCTGTAAGGAAATGGGTATCAAAACAGTTGCAGTATATTCTACTGCAGATGCGGAGAGCCTTCATGTAAGATTTGCTGACGAGGCGGTTTGTATTGGACCGGCTCCTAGTAACCTTTCTTACTTAAAAATTTCGAACATTATTGCCGCTGCAGAGATCACTAATGCAGATGCAATTCACCCGGGATATGGATTCTTGTCTGAGAACGCCAAGTTTTCCAAGATCTGTGAGGAGCACGATATTAAATTTATCGGTGCCTCTCCGGAAATGATCAACAAAATGGGGGATAAGGCTACTGCAAAAGCTACTATGAGAGCTGCAGGAGTTCCTTGTGTTCCAGGATCTGAAGGTATCCTGAAGGATTATAAAGAATGTCTTTCTCTTGCAAAAGAAATAGGTTTTCCTGTAATGCTGAAAGCTACCGCCGGTGGTGGAGGTAAAGGAATGCGTGCAGTATGGAAAGAGGAAAATCTTGAAGCTGCCTGGGAATCTGCAAGAAAAGAGGCAGATGCTTCTTTTGGAAACGACGGAATGTATATGGAGAAGCTCATTGAAGAGCCACGCCATATTGAGATCCAGGTTGTAGGAGACAGTAGCGGTAAAGCCTGTCACTTATCTGAAAGGGATTGTTCAGTACAACGTCGTCACCAAAAATTAACCGAAGAAACGCCATCTCCATTTATGACCGAATCACTTCGGAAAAAAATGGGTGATGCAGCTGTAAAAGCGGCAGAGTATATTAAATATGAAGGTGCAGGTACAGTGGAATTCCTTGTAGATAAACACCGCAACTTCTACTTCATGGAAATGAATACGCGTATTCAGGTGGAGCATCCTATTACCGAGCAGGTAATAGATTATGACCTGATTCGTGAGCAGATCCTTGTCGCTTCAGGAGTGCCGATCTCTGGAAAGAACTATATTCCACAACTTCACTCTATTGAGTGCAGGATTAATGCTGAAGATCCTTATCATAACTTTAGACCATCACCAGGGAAGATCACTAATCTTCATGCACCGGGAGGTCACGGAATACGTATAGATACACATGTGTATAGTGGCTATACAATTCCACCAAACTATGATTCAATGATCGCAAAATTGATAACAACTGCTCAAACCAGAGAAGAAGCTATCAATAAAATGAAGCGTGCTTTGGATGAGTTCGTGATTGAAGGAATTAAGACCACAATCCCGTTCCACAGACAATTGATGGATCATCCGGATTATATAGAAGGTAATTACACAACGAAATTCATGGAGGATTTCAAGATGAAACCTCTGGAAGAGGCATAA
- the mce gene encoding methylmalonyl-CoA epimerase: MKRIEHIGIAVKDLEAANKTYNAVMGAEHYKTETVESEGVSTSFFKVGESKIELLAATNPDSPIAKFIEKRGEGIHHMAFYVDDIQAEIERLKDEGFRLLNDQPKTGADNKLVAFMHPKDANGVLIELCQDK, translated from the coding sequence ATGAAAAGGATAGAACATATAGGAATTGCAGTGAAAGATCTTGAAGCGGCTAATAAAACCTACAATGCAGTTATGGGGGCTGAGCATTATAAAACCGAAACTGTGGAGAGTGAAGGAGTATCTACCTCATTCTTCAAAGTAGGAGAAAGCAAGATAGAATTGCTCGCTGCTACCAATCCCGATAGTCCAATTGCAAAATTTATTGAGAAACGGGGAGAAGGTATACATCATATGGCTTTTTATGTGGATGATATTCAAGCAGAAATTGAACGTCTTAAAGATGAGGGTTTTAGGTTGCTAAATGATCAGCCCAAGACAGGTGCAGATAATAAGCTTGTCGCCTTTATGCATCCAAAAGATGCTAATGGAGTATTAATAGAACTGTGTCAGGATAAATAA
- a CDS encoding YceD family protein, producing MRNLAEFTIPFKGLKLGKHQFEYELDNKFFAHFEYDEFNSADVKIDLLFEKKSTMMELTFKAAGSVNVNCDLTNEPYDQPIDSELFLVIKFGDEFNNEDEDLLILPHGEYEVNIQQYIYELVVLSVPLKRIHPGVEDGTLESEVLDKLEELSLKNQKKKNEDDIDPRWDKLKNLLNE from the coding sequence ATGAGGAATTTAGCAGAGTTTACAATTCCTTTTAAGGGATTAAAGCTTGGGAAACACCAGTTTGAGTATGAGCTAGATAACAAGTTCTTTGCACATTTTGAGTACGATGAATTCAACAGCGCAGATGTAAAGATCGATCTGTTGTTCGAAAAGAAGTCTACCATGATGGAGTTGACTTTTAAGGCAGCGGGTTCAGTCAATGTAAATTGTGATCTTACAAATGAGCCTTATGATCAGCCAATAGATAGTGAGTTATTTCTGGTGATCAAATTTGGTGATGAATTCAATAACGAAGATGAAGATCTACTCATTTTACCGCATGGTGAATATGAGGTAAATATACAGCAGTATATTTACGAATTAGTAGTACTTTCGGTGCCTTTAAAAAGGATTCATCCGGGAGTGGAAGACGGAACTTTAGAATCTGAAGTACTCGATAAGCTGGAAGAGCTTAGTTTGAAAAATCAGAAAAAGAAAAATGAGGATGATATTGATCCTCGCTGGGATAAATTAAAAAATTTACTAAACGAATAA